Genomic window (Gammaproteobacteria bacterium):
TCTGCAAACTCCCTGGCCGGTTGGCCCGCAGGCGCAAGCGCCTCAGGGTACTGTGATAGCGCCGATCGGCACCGATGATGTTCGCCAGCAACACGACCAGCGTAAGGCCGAACGCACTCCAGACCCAAAGGGCATAACCGCCCATATCGAGGAAATCGCTCATCGGATCAGCCCGCCGCCGAGCCCGCGATGATTTCCCGGGCCCAGCGCGCCTGCTGCTCCCTCTCCAGTACCTCGCCCTGCAGGCGCCGGGTGAGGACCGCCAGGAAAAACAGCGTGAATCCGCAGATCATCACCAGCAATGGCCAGAGCATGTCCATGGTGATGGACGGATTGTCGAACTTGGAGATGGTCGGCCCCTGGTGCAGCGTGCTCCACCAGATCACGGAATAGTGGATGATCGGGATATTGACGACGCCGACGAGCGCCAGAACCGCACTGGCGCGATCGGCCTTGCCGAGGTCATCGAAGGCACTGCGCAGGAGGATATAGCCGAGGTAGAGGAACAGAAGGATGAGCTCCGAGGTCAGGCGCGCATCCCAGACCCACCAGGTGCCCCACATGGGCTGGCCCCAGACCGCTCCAGTCACCAGGGCGAGGAAGGTGAAGGAGGCTCCGATGGGTGCGGCACTCGCGGCCACCGCATGGGCCAGCTTGATACGCCACACCAGCGCGATTGCCGAAGCCACCGCCATGACCACGTAGATCAGCATCGAAAGGTAGGCGCTCGGCACGTGCACGTAGATGATCCGGAATCCCTCTCCTTGCTGGTAGTCGGGCGGGGCCAGCACCAGACCGCCATAGGCGCCTGCGGCGATGCAGGCCAGCGCCGGCCACAGCAGCCAGCGACGCAAGACGCCGGCCAGCCGGTAGAAATGCGGCGGTGAAGCGAGGCGATGCATCCAGGCAGGTAGGGCTATTGCCATGAGGGCGGACCGGATCGTAAGCGGAGCCAGCGGCGATTGTGACGGGTCAGCGTGTGCAAGTCAGTCAATCGTGATGCGCATGGCCGCTGCTGCAGCAACAGGCGCCAGGCTGGCCGCCAGCAACGCCATCGAAGCCATGAGGAAGAGTATTCCCGTCACGTCGTCACCGCCTGCGGCCAGGTCCGTGGCCCTGGCACCAAACATCATGACCGGCAGCATCAGCGGCAGCACGAGCAGCGCCAGCAGGCCGCTTGCCTGACGCAATCCGGTGGTCAGGGCAGCACCCACGGCACCCAGCAGGCACAAGGTCGGTGTGCCGAGCAGCAGTGTAACGCACAGGGTCAGCAGCGCATTGCCGGGCAAATAGTAGGTTAATCCCATGAGCGGGGCCAGTGCCACGAGGGGTGTCGCACTGGTCAACCACAGTGCCAGGGTCTTGGCCAGCACCACCACCGCCAATGGTTCCTCA
Coding sequences:
- a CDS encoding heme ABC transporter permease, producing MAIALPAWMHRLASPPHFYRLAGVLRRWLLWPALACIAAGAYGGLVLAPPDYQQGEGFRIIYVHVPSAYLSMLIYVVMAVASAIALVWRIKLAHAVAASAAPIGASFTFLALVTGAVWGQPMWGTWWVWDARLTSELILLFLYLGYILLRSAFDDLGKADRASAVLALVGVVNIPIIHYSVIWWSTLHQGPTISKFDNPSITMDMLWPLLVMICGFTLFFLAVLTRRLQGEVLEREQQARWAREIIAGSAAG
- the ccmD gene encoding heme exporter protein CcmD; its protein translation is MSDFLDMGGYALWVWSAFGLTLVVLLANIIGADRRYHSTLRRLRLRANRPGSLQK
- the ccmB gene encoding heme exporter protein CcmB, which produces MAVLWRDLRIACSRWGDVASPLVFFIIVGSLFPLALSPEATTLRVIGPAVLWVAALLSTLLSLNNLFRADVDDGTMEQLLLREEPLAVVVLAKTLALWLTSATPLVALAPLMGLTYYLPGNALLTLCVTLLLGTPTLCLLGAVGAALTTGLRQASGLLALLVLPLMLPVMMFGARATDLAAGGDDVTGILFLMASMALLAASLAPVAAAAAMRITID